The DNA window CTGGGCTTGGTTTGAGAAGAAGATAGCTGAACGATACTGGGTTCCTGAGTCAGGTCCCTGTCGATTCAATTCGGTTGGATCGTGTGCCACTGAAAAGAAAACTTTGAGCAATTGACCGTAGGAAATCTGTGATGGGTCGTAGGTGATTTTTACAGATTCCGCATGTCCCGTTTGCCCAGCGCTAACCGTTTCATAGTCAGCGGTTTTTGCATTGCCCCCTGAAAAGCCAGACACAACGCTGGAAACCCCTTTGAGATGTTCAAATACGGCTTCCATTCCCCAGAAGCATCCTCCCGCAAGAACCAGCGTCTGCTCACCCTTTACCGCTGACGCTGGAATGTCAGTCTGTGGATTTGGAAAGGTTCTGGCCTGCAAAGAAGCTGAGGGTTTAGATGCAGGGTTAGAAAATACGATGTAGGAGATGCTGCCTACCAGAGCGATCGCGGTGAGCGAAACGAGTGATACTTTACGCATGAGACGCAGGATAAGAGAAAGACGAAACGAAGACATTGGGTTAGATTCCTTAATCAATAGATTGGCTTAAAGTGACAGGTTTGGAAAGAAAGGAGCCAACCAAAGTTGAATTTGCACATCCCATCCCAGCAAAATCGCGATCGCAGTGCTAACAATTAACACACCACCAACGCGCTGCAACAGGGCACTACGGGAACGAACCTGAAGCAATCGCTGACTCAAGGTTCTGCCGCCATAAGCAATAGACAGTAATGGGATGGCGGCTCCTATGCCATAGACAACGAGAAGCGCAAAAGCACTGACCACTTGGTGACTCACGGCTGCCAGGACTAAGATTCCACCTAATACCGGACCAGCACAGGGAGTCCAGAGTAAGCCTAATTGAGTTCCCAACCAAAACTCACCCCACAACCCCAGCCGCATCGGTTCTTTTATCCACCTGCCTAAAGGAAGATAGCTGAATAGTCGGTAGCTCCAGGTTGGGAAGAGGGCTAATAATCCTAGAATGAACAGAAGGGCGATTGCTCCATAGCGCAATCCATTGGCTAATCCAGTTAACCAGCTTGCGGAAACTCCCAGTAAACTTCCGGCAACGGCGAATCCACCGATTAAACCAGCGATCAGGGCAACAGGACCATAGATGTGAGATTGCAGCGATCGCCCCAGCAGGATTGGCAATATGGGTAACACGCAAGGGGAAAGAACCGTCAGAACACCACCCAAAAATGCCAGCCCGATGGATAACGTTGAAGCTG is part of the Kovacikia minuta CCNUW1 genome and encodes:
- the msrA gene encoding peptide-methionine (S)-S-oxide reductase MsrA — protein: MSSFRLSLILRLMRKVSLVSLTAIALVGSISYIVFSNPASKPSASLQARTFPNPQTDIPASAVKGEQTLVLAGGCFWGMEAVFEHLKGVSSVVSGFSGGNAKTADYETVSAGQTGHAESVKITYDPSQISYGQLLKVFFSVAHDPTELNRQGPDSGTQYRSAIFFSNQAQKQVAQAYIKQLNQAHIFPKPIVTQLASLNGFYAAEDYHQDFIAHHPNYPYVVINDLPKLNQLKQQFTALYRN
- a CDS encoding cytochrome c biogenesis CcdA family protein gives rise to the protein MAASTLSIGLAFLGGVLTVLSPCVLPILPILLGRSLQSHIYGPVALIAGLIGGFAVAGSLLGVSASWLTGLANGLRYGAIALLFILGLLALFPTWSYRLFSYLPLGRWIKEPMRLGLWGEFWLGTQLGLLWTPCAGPVLGGILVLAAVSHQVVSAFALLVVYGIGAAIPLLSIAYGGRTLSQRLLQVRSRSALLQRVGGVLIVSTAIAILLGWDVQIQLWLAPFFPNLSL